One genomic window of Phoenix dactylifera cultivar Barhee BC4 chromosome 6, palm_55x_up_171113_PBpolish2nd_filt_p, whole genome shotgun sequence includes the following:
- the LOC103703751 gene encoding vacuolar protein sorting-associated protein 45 homolog isoform X1, which yields MVLISLVRDYIGRMLQDIPGMKVLVLDSQTVSIVSVAYSQSELLQKEVFLVELVDSMSKESMAHLKAVYFLRPTSENIQKLRRQLANPRFGEYHLFFSNILKITQIQVLADSDEQEVVQQVQEFFADFCAIDPYHFTLNMHMNHIYMLPTVIDPPSSQSFCDRAVDGIAAVFLALKRRPVIRYQRASDIAKRIAQETAKLMYEQESGLFDFRRTEISPLLLVIDRRDDPVTPLLNQWTYQAMVHELIGIQDNKVDLRNIGKVPQDQQEVVLSSEQDAFFKANMYENFGDLGMNIKRMVDEFQQIAKCNQNIQTVEDMAKFVDNYPEYRKMQGNVSKHVTMVTEMSRIVEERKLMLVSETEQELACNGGQLAAFEAVTNLLNNEIVSDVDRLRLVMLYALRYEKESPVQLMQLFNKLASRSAKYKSGLVQFLLKQAGVDKRTGDLYGNRDLLNIARNMARGLKGVENVYTQHQPLLFQTMESIIKGRLRDVDYPFVGNHFQQGRPQEVVIFIVGGTTYEEARTVALHNAANSGTRFILGGSVVLNSKRFLKDLEEAQRISRTNSVV from the exons ATGGTGCTGATCTCTCTGGTGAGAGACTACATCGGGCGGATGCTCCAGGACATCCCGGGCATGAAGGTCCTCGTCCTCGATTCTCAGACG GTCAGCATTGTAAGTGTTGCATATTCTCAATCAGAACTACTTCAGAAGGAGGTGTTTTTGGTAGAACTGGTGGATTCGATGTCAAAAGAATCAATGGCACACCTCAAAGCAGTGTACTTCCTTCGCCCAACATCAGAGAATATTCAGAAATTGCGACGCCAGTTGGCTAATCCCAGATTTGGCGAATATCACTTGT TTTTTTCCAACATCTTGAAAATTACCCAAATTCAAGTGCTTGCTGATTCAGACGAACAAGAAGTTGTCCAACAAGTTCAG GAGTTCTTTGCGGATTTTTGTGCCATTGATCCTTACCATTTTACTCTAAACATGCACATGAATCACATATACATGCTCCCAACAGTCATAGATCCTCCAAGCTCACAAAGCTTCTGTGATCGAGCAGTTGATGGAATTGCTGCTGTTTTCTTAGCACTCAAACGCCGCCCTGTTATTCGGTATCAACGGGCCTCAGATATTGCAAAAAGGATTGCACAGGAAACTGCA AAGCTTATGTATGAGCAGGAAAGTGGTCTGTTCGATTTCAGGCGTACAGAGATCTCTCCCTTGTTGCTGGTAATTGATCGAAGGGATGACCCTGTGACCCCATTGCTGAATCAGTGGACTTACCAA GCAATGGTGCACGAGCTTATTGGTATTCAAGATAACAAAGTAGATTTGAGAAATATCGGCAAAGTTCCCCAAGATCAGCAG GAGGTTGTGCTGTCGTCGGAGCAAGATGCCTTCTTTAAAGCTAACATGTATGAAAATTTTGGAGATCTTGGAATGAATATCAAGAGAATGGTGGATGAATTCCAACAGATTGCAAAGTGTAACCAAAACATCCAGACAGTAG AGGATATGGCCAAGTTCGTGGACAACTACCCCGAGTACCGAAAGATGCAAGGCAATGTATCAAAGCATGTGACCATGGTTACAGAAATGAGCAGAATTGTTGAAGAGCGGAAGCTTATGCTAGTGTCAGAAACTGAACAAGAGCTTGCTTGTAATGGTGGACAACTGGCAGCCTTTGAG GCTGTCACCAATCTTCTGAACAATGAAATTGTCTCTGATGTTGATCGCTTACGATTAGTAATGTTGTATGCTTTGCGCTATGAAAAGGAGAGCCCAGTTCAATTGATGCAGCTTTTCAACAAATTAGCTTCACGGTCTGCAAAGTATAAATCCGGT CTTGTCCAATTCCTCCTAAAGCAGGCAGGTGTCGATAAGAGAACAGGTGATTTGTATGGCAATCGTGATCTCCTGAATATTGCTCGTAACATGGCTCGTGGACTCAAG GGTGTGGAGAACGTATACACACAACACCAGCCTCTTCTTTTTCAAACCATGGAAAGCATAATCAAGGGGAGATTAAGAGATGTTGACTATCCATTTGTTGGCAATCATTTTCAACAGGGCAG ACCTCAGGAGgttgtgattttcattgttgGGGGAACAACATATGAGGAAGCACGCACTGTGGCTCTGCATAATGCTGCCAATTCAGGAACACGTTTCATACTTGGAGGTTCTGTGGTCCTCAATTCTAAGCG TTTCCTAAAAGACCTGGAGGAGGCGCAAAGGATATCTCGAACAAACAGCGTTGTTTAG
- the LOC103703751 gene encoding vacuolar protein sorting-associated protein 45 homolog isoform X2 encodes MKNGSILSIIKSSRPQLSYAAETRVSIVSVAYSQSELLQKEVFLVELVDSMSKESMAHLKAVYFLRPTSENIQKLRRQLANPRFGEYHLFFSNILKITQIQVLADSDEQEVVQQVQEFFADFCAIDPYHFTLNMHMNHIYMLPTVIDPPSSQSFCDRAVDGIAAVFLALKRRPVIRYQRASDIAKRIAQETAKLMYEQESGLFDFRRTEISPLLLVIDRRDDPVTPLLNQWTYQAMVHELIGIQDNKVDLRNIGKVPQDQQEVVLSSEQDAFFKANMYENFGDLGMNIKRMVDEFQQIAKCNQNIQTVEDMAKFVDNYPEYRKMQGNVSKHVTMVTEMSRIVEERKLMLVSETEQELACNGGQLAAFEAVTNLLNNEIVSDVDRLRLVMLYALRYEKESPVQLMQLFNKLASRSAKYKSGLVQFLLKQAGVDKRTGDLYGNRDLLNIARNMARGLKGVENVYTQHQPLLFQTMESIIKGRLRDVDYPFVGNHFQQGRPQEVVIFIVGGTTYEEARTVALHNAANSGTRFILGGSVVLNSKRFLKDLEEAQRISRTNSVV; translated from the exons ATGAAGAACGGCTCCATTTTGTCCATCATCAAATCCTCACGGCCACAGCTGTCGTACGCAGCAGAGACACGT GTCAGCATTGTAAGTGTTGCATATTCTCAATCAGAACTACTTCAGAAGGAGGTGTTTTTGGTAGAACTGGTGGATTCGATGTCAAAAGAATCAATGGCACACCTCAAAGCAGTGTACTTCCTTCGCCCAACATCAGAGAATATTCAGAAATTGCGACGCCAGTTGGCTAATCCCAGATTTGGCGAATATCACTTGT TTTTTTCCAACATCTTGAAAATTACCCAAATTCAAGTGCTTGCTGATTCAGACGAACAAGAAGTTGTCCAACAAGTTCAG GAGTTCTTTGCGGATTTTTGTGCCATTGATCCTTACCATTTTACTCTAAACATGCACATGAATCACATATACATGCTCCCAACAGTCATAGATCCTCCAAGCTCACAAAGCTTCTGTGATCGAGCAGTTGATGGAATTGCTGCTGTTTTCTTAGCACTCAAACGCCGCCCTGTTATTCGGTATCAACGGGCCTCAGATATTGCAAAAAGGATTGCACAGGAAACTGCA AAGCTTATGTATGAGCAGGAAAGTGGTCTGTTCGATTTCAGGCGTACAGAGATCTCTCCCTTGTTGCTGGTAATTGATCGAAGGGATGACCCTGTGACCCCATTGCTGAATCAGTGGACTTACCAA GCAATGGTGCACGAGCTTATTGGTATTCAAGATAACAAAGTAGATTTGAGAAATATCGGCAAAGTTCCCCAAGATCAGCAG GAGGTTGTGCTGTCGTCGGAGCAAGATGCCTTCTTTAAAGCTAACATGTATGAAAATTTTGGAGATCTTGGAATGAATATCAAGAGAATGGTGGATGAATTCCAACAGATTGCAAAGTGTAACCAAAACATCCAGACAGTAG AGGATATGGCCAAGTTCGTGGACAACTACCCCGAGTACCGAAAGATGCAAGGCAATGTATCAAAGCATGTGACCATGGTTACAGAAATGAGCAGAATTGTTGAAGAGCGGAAGCTTATGCTAGTGTCAGAAACTGAACAAGAGCTTGCTTGTAATGGTGGACAACTGGCAGCCTTTGAG GCTGTCACCAATCTTCTGAACAATGAAATTGTCTCTGATGTTGATCGCTTACGATTAGTAATGTTGTATGCTTTGCGCTATGAAAAGGAGAGCCCAGTTCAATTGATGCAGCTTTTCAACAAATTAGCTTCACGGTCTGCAAAGTATAAATCCGGT CTTGTCCAATTCCTCCTAAAGCAGGCAGGTGTCGATAAGAGAACAGGTGATTTGTATGGCAATCGTGATCTCCTGAATATTGCTCGTAACATGGCTCGTGGACTCAAG GGTGTGGAGAACGTATACACACAACACCAGCCTCTTCTTTTTCAAACCATGGAAAGCATAATCAAGGGGAGATTAAGAGATGTTGACTATCCATTTGTTGGCAATCATTTTCAACAGGGCAG ACCTCAGGAGgttgtgattttcattgttgGGGGAACAACATATGAGGAAGCACGCACTGTGGCTCTGCATAATGCTGCCAATTCAGGAACACGTTTCATACTTGGAGGTTCTGTGGTCCTCAATTCTAAGCG TTTCCTAAAAGACCTGGAGGAGGCGCAAAGGATATCTCGAACAAACAGCGTTGTTTAG